The Apium graveolens cultivar Ventura chromosome 11, ASM990537v1, whole genome shotgun sequence genome has a window encoding:
- the LOC141696380 gene encoding aspartic proteinase CDR1-like, which yields MWTEQSVMVILLQKDSCSGIVGLGGSHLLIISQLYETIQGKFSYCLVPVFRNETSTIIFVEKAQVSNSNKFSTPLFQVPRNPTYYLKLEKVLIGSESFKVPRKDEGGGSEDGHVVIDSGTTLTFLPTGTYYKFLSALKEAIGVNIRKDPTGFSDICYKTSSNVKMPVIGFQFKGVTLLKLPLSSTFPVVADDLTCLQVVPTTYTSIIGNLWQPNLLVSYDLHAKTVFFRKQIAAKSSAYTPLHLT from the coding sequence ATGTGGACGGAACAGTCAGTTATGGTCATCTTGCTACAGAAAGACTCATGTTCGGGGATAGTTGGTCTTGGAGGAAGTCATCTTTTAATAATCAGTCAGTTGTATGAAACAATTCAGGGAAAATTTTCCTATTGTTTAGTGCCCGTATTTAGAAATGAGACGAGCACAATTATTTTTGTTGAAAAGGCACAAGTCTCGAATTCAAACAAGTTTTCGACACCATTGTTCCAAGTTCCCAGAAACCCTACCTATTATTTGAAACTAGAGAAGGTCTTAATTGGAAGTGAATCTTTTAAGGTTCCCAGGAAAGACGAAGGTGGTGGGAGTGAAGATGGTCACGTAGTCATCGACTCTGGGACTACTCTGACGTTCCTTCCCACTGGTACGTATTACAAATTTCTGTCCGCATTGAAGGAAGCTATCGGGGTCAACATCAGAAAAGATCCGACTGGGTTTAGTGACATTTGCTATAAAACTAGCTCAAATGTTAAAATGCCAGTAATAGGTTTTCAGTTCAAGGGGGTAACGTTGTTGAAACTGCCCTTGTCGAGTACTTTTCCGGTAGTAGCTGATGATCTTACTTGCCTTCAAGTTGTGCCCACTACTTACACCAGCATCATAGGCAATTTGTGGCAGCCGAACCTTCTGGTTTCTTATGATCTTCATGCAAAAACAGTTTTTTTCAGGAAGCAGATTGCAGCAAAAAGTAGTGCATATACTCCCCTACATCTGACTTAA